The Hemicordylus capensis ecotype Gifberg chromosome 11, rHemCap1.1.pri, whole genome shotgun sequence genome includes the window catggctgaatgcagatttgaactcgggtctccccggccctagtccggcactctagccactacaccacgctggctcagatgcctctgagaagcccactggcaagaggtgaggccatgccctcccttctgctgttactcccctgcaactgatattgagagacatcttgcctctgaagctggaggtggcctatagccatcagactagtagccatcgctagacctgtccttcatgaatttgtctaagccccttttatagcCATACATTATTCTCTCtcatatttttcatctgtgtgcgaaatgaattttgttctgggtggcagtatcaaggcagtgttgcaTTCAGAGTGTGATCTTCCTGATTAAACTTGaacagaatctaaaattaactgagtggacatcaaaaaatgagTGAGCAAGCTCCCAcacacgcatgccttagagggagcactgaagccatccaagctagtggccattgccaaatcctgtgccagagaattccaaaggttattatgtgctgtgtgaaaaagtacttccttttgttggtccttaaatccccagccttcagtttcacaggatgacacctggttctagtgttgcgagagagggagaaaaaaatctctCTCCTCCACCAGTATTTCGGCTAAAGGCAGCGATTGAGAAAATTCTGGTTTACTTTAAGGCCATCTAATGAGTGTGAGACCAGGCTGGCTTGCCTTTATTTTTTTGCTTCTAGCATTGTGGGCACAGTGGTTGCCttgcagtttcactttttaaaagactcacAATGTTTTCCCTTTCTTCTGCTTGCAGGGTCTCccgggaattgtagtctttttcAGGGTCTGTGGCCATTGCTGCAGTCCCTGGGAAGACTATGGTTCCCAAGATACCCTGCATGGAGAACAAAGGAAAACAACAGCAcaactcttttttaaaagcaaaattatGCCACAGCCTCTGCTCCCACAATGACAGGAGTGAAAAGAAAGTAAAGTGAGCCTGTGCCTGgtaagaagaggagaggagagctggtcttgtggtagcaagcatgacttgtccctataggtaagcagggtctgccctggttgcatatgaatgggagagttgatgtgggggcactgcaagatattccccttaggggatgaagccgctctgggaagagcagaaggtttcaagttccctctccggcttctccaagatagggctgagagagattcctgcctgcaaccttggagaagctgctgccagtctgtgaagacaatactgagcaagatagaccaatggtctgactcagtatatggcagtttcctatgttcctaagagtgaTTGGGTGATCAGCGGAATGGGATCTGAAGCTATGGGATCTGAATCAAAGTGGTTCCTTCAAATTGGACTGGCTCCCAGAGCATCGAATCGAAACAGGAGGCTCTTCAAAGCACTGAGGCAGCTCTCAAATTGAATCAGTGCTGATTTGCATACCCCTAATCCCAACATAGCCatgtaatggtgcagcggggaaatggcttgactaccaaaccagaggttgctggttcgaatccctgctggtatgtttcccagactatgggaaacaccggtatcgggtagcagtgatataggaagatgctggaaggcattatctcatgttgtgtgggaggaggcaatggtcaacccctcctgtattctaccaaagacaaccatagggctctgtggtctccaggaatcgacggcacaccttacctttaatCCCAGCATACATTCTAGAGAGTGagcccattgaactcagtgtGACTTACTTCCGTGTAAACATGCATTGGATGAGACTCTGTGCTACTCTTCTCTTAGCACTGGGCTACACAATGTCTGGCCCTTCTTcagatgctgaactacagctcctacCATGCCAAACTATTGGCCActacagctgggggtgatgggagttgtagttccaaaacagctgcagggccaaaggTCTCTAGCCCTGTCTTAGCACTTAGTTATTAGCCCGTCTGTCCCGAACTTTGGCAAGGAGGGATATCAATCTAAACAAACACTCAAATCAATTCTCTTCTGACTCCGGTGGTTGGCTATTGCTCACTGGAGACGCTCCAAGGAAACGGCTTAAGCCTTTCTCTTGATCCCAAGGCTTCCGCCTATGCTTTAATATCAGAACTCACGCCAAATGTTTTGAATCATTTCAGAGAGCTCTTGCATCTGACATGGCCTCACATTTGCAATGCAAATCCAGGCTGGAGGGGGAGGGCCGTTATTTGATGTGGTTCCCAGTTGCCAGCTAATGGCTCCGTCTGTCCAAATGCCTCCATCGCTTTACATGGCAGGTCAGATGTTAGATCACGTCTTACAACAGGAAACAAGCtgactttccccagcatttaGGACTCTTAAGGTGGATAGTTcttggacatggaggttccatatagccatcatggGTCAACAGTGGTGTGTTTGCTCATGCAGTGATAGGGCTGTGGCGGCTTCCCTCAATCGTAAGTGAGGCTCCCTGACTGAGttgtttcttgggcctgtgtggAGCTTCGGCCGAAGCTGAAtactaatattaatattaattgaattactactactactactactactactactactaataataatacactgCACGTTCCCCTGGGCATCAGATGGAGGTGACTGTTCTTACAGTGTTGCATGTTACCCAGCTGGGGGactctttaagagaaacagagccatCTTGAACCCCCTACTCTCTTGGAAGGTGCGATGGGAAATGTAGCCCTTTCCAGCCCTTTAGCTGCAGGGCTTTTAAGAGAGGGATCTGTCTCTCCGAgatcttttttagatggtgagccctttggggacagggatccatctctaattatttttatttctctgtgtaaactgctttgggaacttttgttgaaaagcagtatatcaatatttgtcatCATTGTCTGAGAAACTCCCAGTAttgggtggaacataggaagctgccttatactgagtcagaccatgttccatcgagctcagtattgtctacacagatcagcagtgacttctccaaggttgcaggttggAGTCTCTCCtacccctatctggagatgccgagGAGGGAatttggatccttctgcatgcaaagcagatgctctagagcagggattctccatgttgggtccccagatgttattggaccaactcccataatccccagccccagtggcctttggttgaggatgatgggagttgaagtccaataacatctggggactcaacattgagattccctgctctagggaatgtactgaAATGAATGACAGGGGCCCAAATGAAGCCCCAGTTCCTTCCAAATAACCATGGGATGCATTGAATTTCCTATGGTCCTTTGGAAGGAGTAacgtaggaacagaggaagctacctgatactgagtcagactattcgtCCATCTAGCagaatattgtctacaccagtgtttctctacctttttggagtcaaggaccgctaaattcctcgtgcagagtttcaaggaccgctacagtcttcatgcacagtttcccagaccagcagttagtaaagggtttcaagtttaagtttttctatcctatctatctatctatctatctatctatctatctatctgtctgtctatttaacagacttctatactgcccaaaaattgcatctctgggcagtttacaattaaaataatataagcattaaaatcattaaatttggaatcttttgcaaacatggaatattaggggttctcaacctttggtccccagatgttggtgtacttaaactcccataacccccaaccacaatggcatttggccattatggctggggattatgggagttgaagtccaccaacatctggagacccaaggttgagaacccctgaatctaaaagcctgggtgaacaaatatgtctccagtatgtcttcagtatgtgcggggtgggggtgcttgtgattactcaatggagaggggatgttgggccactggaaaaattcaaaaactacgaaaccaacatacaagcaagcttttgaattccccaaaactcttcatcaggctggatgtcaaacaaagcaaaaaggaggtgaggagaggagagctgggcaagttgtcagtacagcctgaagtctacagtttaaacctctcttgatggaggtggagttttagccggagttgtgtagtcgcagggccggatccagaccacgttagtcaggaccacccactgaaattaatgtagtcatctctcatttgtgtccgTGCTGCTTgttcatgatcacctggcttgatctggatcctgctcttaattgtgcactttgtgaggtggacctaatgaaacccccGCAGCTCCTCccaaactccttaaaaacagttacgtggcaggcgctgggcatgttttaaaaaaaaaaaattgtgaaagaaaacgtgaagaagagcggtggggacctggtgttaaagggaaggggacaattctgagatggcgggggcCCCGGggcattgtagtggtggatggctcGTCTTCCTctctggggagacgaggcactgttcagggtgggtgaggcaatggtacACTTGACCGTGCTTGGAAGgtcacctgggtccaagagcggctgccgctgtgcttgcgcaccagagtgtagcaggtgttcctccattctctctcatagcacacgcttctgtgccccctcccaactcccctacatgcgccaatcacaccagcctgcctttagggccacgcagctcaggtggtcccacatgctgcccgtgtGTCGCTGCAAGGCAagccctccttcctgcctccactgcttagccctcactgcgGCGTGATCCGGGTCAgagttgtccccccccccgcccagcgaggtcataaaggggactgccgtcttccaccggcggtgcagaccaggaggttatagggggccgagggaccacaatgcaagagggaaacggtgtttcctctcaaggtgccttggccgcaacaggcagctgtttccccccccccaatttttttaattaacttttaacaataacagtAACCATAACAGTCATAATAAACACATTTATaagttgacttcccgcgcacctcttttcgtgataccaactataaattttacccttgttataacattaattaaaaaacaaaaaacacaaatttaaaccttccaccaccattaatctgcccaacctgcatttcaaatttcaaatcctgctgtaagatccatagtaggaaaataattctttaaataaaccaaaaaaggtttccaatcttccttaAAGCgttcacaacaggcagctggttttaaatcggttgggATCAGACACGAACCGCGCttggcatcaaatccccaggatcacttcattccagtgccattcatccaatgacccttttgcatgaatgcacaaaatggtctcttgcctctcccccgcaccatgccgcctccctccaccacttagccctccttggtatgtgtgcttgctccccctccctgaggaaggtccacttgcactccctttctgtaaagcccgagccaaggcggctgcttagccctcaccaaggcatgatcccagccagaggttccaccccctggcgaggtcacaaagggggccaccgtcttccaccggcggtgcagaccaggtggttacagggggccaagggaccacaacaccctaccaatgcaagagggaaacaaggtttcctctcaaggcgccttggccacaacaggcagctgggtttcaatcaatcaacctttggctgcaaataatgagcatgcaagaaccagcagcctttcaagtggcgcccactgccataccttttcctcgatgccccacaccgcatacagtttgaagttgtaaagataaagatcgctgtaggaagatctcagcagcatgtggaggcaaggcagaagcagggtcccgtgcctccatgatactcctcctttccctcttccgTGCCgtgtgcaaaactgaggaagtgagtgccttgattgcagttgtttgggggggggcgggtttgactcccagtcagggaccggcactcaacccttcagggaccggcagcggtccagggaccagtggttgagaaactgtggtctacacagactggcagcagcttcttcaaggttgcaggcaggaatctctctcagccctatcttggaaatgctgccagggagggaacttggaaccttcggcatgcaagcatccagccccatctcctaaagggaatcccttacagtgctcacatgtagcctccagtgctgtggactacaattcccagcatccccagccgcaACATCATTTTgccggggattctgggaattgtagtccataacacctgggaatccctgttagagggaacattggtagcctcccattcaaatgcaatcaggacAGACCTCACTTAGAAAAGAGGACAGTTCATgcctgctaacacaagaccagctctcctcccatgtgaaggtcagcacagtgggaaagggCTTTCCCTTTGAAGGTTTTTTGCCTAAGTGACCccctcttgaaaaataatgaagatcactgatATATGAGCTATTTCCAAATACTCTCATTTTATCATGGTCTTAGAAGCCCTGTATCTGGGACTGCCAGGTCTGTGTCTGTTCCTCAAGGCCTCTTCGAggccagttcaaaatggtttgcTGTCATAGAGCCCTCTGAGACTGTGTGATTCCTTGGCTGTTATTTCTGCCAaagtattttgctgctgttgggttgttttgttttaggaacatagaaacacaggaagctgccttataccgagtcagaccactggtccatcttggcCAGTTTTGGCTGCACTGATCGGCAGccgttctccaaggtttcaggcaggagtctcccccagccctacctggagatgctgccagggattgaacctgggaccttctgcatgcaaagcaggtgctcttccactgagctacagccccatcccaacaAAACAAGAAGCTGGCACTTCAGCTGGAATGTCCCTGTACATATTCAACACAGAAAGTCACTTTTCTCTGAGTTGGTTGACAAATGGGAATAATTTGGAGCGGGttgctttttcacattcatttcttgcttgctttccccAGGGGACAGCGCCCATCATGGCCGCAGATTTCCAAGTCGTATCACTGGAATGTGTTCCTTAAGGAGAACCACACGTCTTGATTTTCATTGCATGGATTCCACTGTGCAGGGCTTTGCAGAGTGGTGGAGCTGGAATGGGAAACCACAGCCACAACCACACCTGCGAAACGGATGATTCCTTCAAATACAACCTCTACGGTGCCGTCTACAGCGTGGTGTTCATCCTGGGCTTGATCACCAACTGCGTCTCTCTGTTTGTCTTCTGCTTCCGCATCAAAATGCGGAGTGAGACGTCCATCTTCATGACCAACCTGGCCATCTCGGACTTACTCTTTGTGTTCACTCTCCCTTTCAAGATATTCTACAACTTCAACAAGCACTGGCCCTTCGGAGATCCTCTCTGCAGGATTTCCGGGACAGCTTTCCTGACCAACATCTACGGGAGCATGTTGTTCCTCACCTGCATCAGCGTGGACCGCTTCCTTGCGATCGTCTACCCGTTTCGGTCTCGTACTGTTAGGACAAGACGAAATTCGGCCATCGTGTGTGTCGGGGTATGGGCCCTGGTCCTCAGTGGAGGGATCCCGGCGTCCTTGATTTCCACCACAAACTCCTATAACAATAGCATAACATGCTTTGAAGGCTTCTCTAAAAGCATATGGAAAACCTATTTGTCCAAGATCACAGTATTTATTGAAGTCTTTGGCTTCATTATCCCCCTGACACTCAACCTGACATGTTCATTGTTGGTTCTGAGGACTCTCCGGAAACCTGCCACCCTCTCCCAAATTGGCACCAACAAGGAGAGAGTCCTCAAGATGATCGTCGTGCATTTAACCATCTTCGTTGTCTGTTTTGTGCCCTACAATTCCATCCTCTTCTTATATGCTCTTGTCCGTTCACAGGCTATTGCCAACTGCTCTCTGGAGAAATTTGCAAAGACATTGTATCCGATTACATTGTGCATTGCTACGCTCAACTGTTGCTTTGACCCTTTTGTCTATTACTTCACATCAGAGTCATTCCAGAAATCGTTCTATATCAGCCCCCACATCAAAACTGATTCCATTTTTAAGACTGAAAGCCCTCTAACGAAGGCTCTCCCACCAGCAATACAGGAAGAGATAAGTGACCAAGCTGTTGTTACGAATGGGAGGGAGCTGATGTCTGAGTCAAACTTTTGATATGGAAGCTCTCTGCACTAGCAGTGTCTTGGGGTGTGGATTTTAGCATGCTCCTCGTCTGTCTTCAAGGAGGACACCCATTTCAAAGCATGAAAGgtgggaaacacacacaaaacgttccacacacacagaggcagatGTTCTTTCTGCCTTCTGATAACAAGTCACCATCATCATATTAATTCAAATAACTTTGCCCAAATGTATGTCTGCTTTTGAAGctatgaaataataaaaatatttcatcttttcttggtttttttttttaaccatcacTGATTATTTGGGGTTAATACGCAGTTTCCCAAATTTgatatttaaaaaaatgaggtcattcacacaattaaaaatggtgttctacccaggtttgggagctgtgtgtgctcccaatttttggttgcgtggaagcaaggtaggaggaaacgct containing:
- the LPAR4 gene encoding lysophosphatidic acid receptor 4 — translated: MGNHSHNHTCETDDSFKYNLYGAVYSVVFILGLITNCVSLFVFCFRIKMRSETSIFMTNLAISDLLFVFTLPFKIFYNFNKHWPFGDPLCRISGTAFLTNIYGSMLFLTCISVDRFLAIVYPFRSRTVRTRRNSAIVCVGVWALVLSGGIPASLISTTNSYNNSITCFEGFSKSIWKTYLSKITVFIEVFGFIIPLTLNLTCSLLVLRTLRKPATLSQIGTNKERVLKMIVVHLTIFVVCFVPYNSILFLYALVRSQAIANCSLEKFAKTLYPITLCIATLNCCFDPFVYYFTSESFQKSFYISPHIKTDSIFKTESPLTKALPPAIQEEISDQAVVTNGRELMSESNF